In the Chryseobacterium sp. MYb264 genome, one interval contains:
- a CDS encoding Maf family protein: MKLLLASQSPRRKELLTHLGFEFEVVKIDCEEIVPEHIKVGESAAYLSELKANAFRNLEEGEVLLTADTVVAIDNQFLGKPRDEEDARNMLRLLSGKTHQVYTGITIKTLDKTITETDVADVEFDIISDEEITYYIQNYKPFDKAGSYGIQEWLGMAKIKKMNGSFYTIMGLPTHLVYKILKEI; the protein is encoded by the coding sequence ATGAAATTATTATTAGCATCACAATCTCCAAGAAGGAAAGAACTTTTAACCCATTTAGGATTTGAGTTTGAAGTGGTAAAAATTGATTGTGAAGAAATTGTTCCTGAACATATCAAAGTAGGAGAGTCTGCTGCCTATTTATCTGAATTAAAAGCAAATGCATTCCGAAATTTAGAAGAAGGAGAAGTGTTATTAACGGCTGACACAGTCGTAGCTATTGATAACCAGTTCCTTGGAAAACCCAGAGATGAAGAAGATGCGCGAAATATGCTGAGACTGCTTTCAGGGAAGACCCATCAGGTTTACACGGGAATTACCATTAAAACTTTAGATAAAACCATTACCGAAACCGACGTTGCCGACGTAGAATTTGATATTATTTCTGATGAAGAAATCACGTATTACATTCAAAATTACAAACCTTTCGATAAAGCCGGAAGCTATGGGATACAAGAATGGCTCGGAATGGCGAAGATCAAGAAAATGAATGGCAGCTTTTATACCATTATGGGACTTCCTACCCATTTGGTTTACAAAATTTTGAAAGAAATATAA
- a CDS encoding KdsC family phosphatase: MSYKEKLKDIKAFVFDVDGVFTDGSVYLMPGGNMSRVMNVLDGYAVVKALKNDYLIGVITGGNDEMVKHRINYLGIEDYYPKSHNKMVDYEDFKKKYNLKNEEILTMGDDLPDIPMMKNSAIAACPENAVPEVKGIASYISPIKGGSGAVRDVIEQVMKVQGNWHEDNTQSI; encoded by the coding sequence ATGAGCTATAAAGAGAAATTAAAAGATATAAAAGCATTTGTATTTGATGTAGACGGCGTTTTCACAGACGGAAGTGTGTATTTGATGCCCGGTGGAAATATGTCGAGAGTGATGAATGTTTTAGACGGTTATGCCGTTGTAAAAGCATTGAAAAACGATTATTTGATCGGTGTTATTACAGGTGGAAATGATGAAATGGTAAAACACAGAATCAATTATCTCGGAATTGAGGATTATTATCCGAAATCTCATAATAAAATGGTTGACTATGAGGATTTCAAGAAGAAATACAATCTTAAAAATGAGGAAATCTTAACCATGGGCGACGATCTTCCGGACATCCCGATGATGAAAAACTCAGCTATTGCGGCATGTCCTGAAAATGCGGTTCCTGAAGTGAAAGGAATAGCCTCTTATATCTCACCCATTAAAGGAGGAAGTGGAGCAGTACGCGATGTTATTGAGCAGGTCATGAAAGTTCAGGGAAATTGGCATGAAGACAACACACAATCTATTTAA
- a CDS encoding Rossmann-like and DUF2520 domain-containing protein, protein MQVVIIGSGNVAYHMAKAFVQNNIPLAQIFGRNEPELQKISEELNISYSTKNLVDSDLYVICVSDHSVEDVSKLIQKKDALVVHTSGSLPKEILQGNYRKASFYPLQTFSKSKELDYSNIPFFIETENEDDKKILFEIASKISRNVMESTHEKRKYIHLTAVFACNFVNHLFSRAKEISDSQEIPFDYFLPIIDETIQKVHEIEPKSAQTGPAVRNDKRILELHEQLLQDESLEIYKTMNHSIQKMYEL, encoded by the coding sequence ATGCAAGTTGTAATTATCGGTTCCGGAAATGTGGCGTATCACATGGCAAAAGCTTTTGTTCAGAATAATATTCCTTTAGCCCAGATTTTTGGAAGGAATGAACCTGAACTTCAAAAAATTTCAGAAGAATTAAACATTTCTTATTCAACTAAAAATTTAGTCGATTCGGATTTATATGTTATTTGTGTCAGCGACCACTCTGTGGAAGATGTTTCAAAACTAATTCAAAAAAAAGACGCACTTGTGGTACATACTTCAGGGTCTCTTCCTAAAGAAATTTTGCAAGGCAATTACCGAAAGGCAAGTTTTTATCCTTTGCAGACGTTTTCAAAATCAAAAGAACTGGATTATTCAAACATTCCTTTTTTCATTGAAACCGAAAATGAAGATGATAAAAAAATCTTATTTGAAATCGCTTCAAAAATTTCCAGAAATGTAATGGAAAGTACTCATGAGAAGAGAAAATATATTCACTTAACAGCTGTTTTTGCCTGCAATTTTGTGAATCATCTTTTTTCAAGAGCCAAAGAAATTTCGGATTCTCAGGAAATTCCGTTTGATTATTTTTTACCTATAATTGATGAGACGATTCAAAAAGTTCATGAAATTGAACCTAAATCGGCACAAACCGGTCCGGCAGTAAGAAATGACAAAAGAATTCTGGAATTACATGAGCAATTATTGCAAGACGAAAGTCTTGAAATTTATAAAACAATGAATCATTCAATTCAAAAAATGTATGAGCTATAA
- a CDS encoding RNA polymerase sigma factor, whose product MKIKDAEIISLMQDPRTQEKGVRALMDAYQSRLYWHIRRIIVDGDLAQDTLQETFIKAYQNFHQFKNDSQLYTWLYRIATNEALQQVNKLKKMQKSDEDPEYHMQNLVADNTAGDAEEIQVLLQNAIQSLPEKQKLVFMMRYYDDLPYEEISKIVDMSVGTLKTNYHYAKQKIEEYIKENYER is encoded by the coding sequence ATGAAGATTAAGGACGCAGAAATTATTTCGTTGATGCAAGATCCACGGACTCAGGAAAAAGGAGTTCGTGCATTAATGGACGCTTACCAAAGCAGACTGTATTGGCACATCAGGAGAATTATTGTGGACGGAGATCTTGCGCAGGATACTTTGCAGGAAACTTTTATAAAAGCTTATCAGAATTTTCATCAGTTTAAGAATGATAGTCAGCTATATACCTGGCTGTACAGAATAGCCACCAATGAAGCCTTGCAGCAGGTAAATAAACTGAAGAAGATGCAAAAATCTGATGAAGATCCGGAGTATCATATGCAGAATCTCGTGGCAGATAACACGGCAGGAGATGCGGAAGAGATACAGGTATTGCTGCAGAACGCTATACAAAGCCTGCCCGAAAAGCAGAAACTGGTATTTATGATGCGGTATTATGATGATTTACCTTACGAAGAGATATCAAAGATTGTAGATATGTCTGTGGGGACTTTAAAAACAAATTATCATTATGCCAAACAGAAAATAGAAGAATATATCAAAGAGAATTACGAAAGATAA
- a CDS encoding GH92 family glycosyl hydrolase: MKKTFLLLFIISFAPFQSQWIENAPQNPEEFVNPLIGSLSKPSLSNGNTYPAVAVPHGMNLWTPQTGKNGNGWQYTYDADKIRGIKQTHQPSPWMNDYGMFSIMPITGKMRFNEEERQSWFSHKSEVSKPYYYSVYLADHNVTAELAPTERAAQLRLTYPDSENSWFVVDAFDKGSSITIIPSQNKIVGYSTRYSRGKLTNFKNYFVIYADKPFTKYSTWKDKDFIKDALEITGDHCGAVVGFATKKGEKVNLRVASSFISLEQAELNLQRELSKDSFDQTLAKAKTAWKEKLKRVEVAGGTIDQMRTFYSCLYRMLCFPHKMYEINKAGEVVHYSPYSGKTEAGYRFAGTGFWDTFRALYPFLNLVYPSINVEMQKGLINDYKEGGWLPEWSSPSYSDIMIGNNSASVVADAYMKGLRGYNIETLYQALLHGANNEGPQATGRLGIEYYKKLGYVPYDVKINENAARTLEYAYDDFAIAQLGKALGKPESEWKEYYKRSQNFQKVIDPETKLARGRNQDGSFQDPFNPFKWGDAFTEGNSWHYTWSVFQDIDGLAKLMGGRKEFSKNLDKIFELPPVYDDSYYGSTIHEIQEMVNANMGQYAHGNQPAQHIIYLYNYSGEPWKTQYWVRETMNRMYQPTPDGYCGDEDNGQTSAWYIFSALGFYPVTPATDQYVLGAPLFKNAKVHLENGKTIEIKADHNSDENRYVKSLLMNGQTYSKNWLSHADLMKGATLQFNMENKPNKNRGTKEKDFPYSYSTDKK; this comes from the coding sequence ATGAAAAAAACTTTTTTATTACTTTTCATTATTTCTTTTGCTCCATTCCAATCGCAGTGGATTGAAAATGCACCCCAAAATCCTGAAGAATTTGTCAACCCGTTAATTGGTTCACTTTCCAAACCTTCACTTTCTAATGGAAATACCTATCCGGCAGTTGCCGTTCCTCACGGAATGAACCTCTGGACGCCTCAAACCGGAAAAAACGGAAATGGATGGCAATATACTTACGATGCTGATAAAATCAGAGGGATTAAACAAACGCATCAACCTTCCCCCTGGATGAACGATTACGGAATGTTTTCGATTATGCCCATAACCGGAAAAATGCGTTTTAATGAAGAAGAAAGGCAAAGCTGGTTTTCACATAAATCGGAAGTTTCAAAACCTTATTATTACAGTGTTTATCTGGCGGATCATAATGTAACGGCAGAATTGGCTCCAACAGAGAGAGCTGCTCAGTTACGTTTAACCTATCCAGATTCTGAAAACTCATGGTTCGTGGTGGATGCTTTTGATAAAGGTTCGAGCATTACCATTATTCCCTCTCAAAATAAAATTGTGGGGTATTCAACGAGATATTCAAGAGGGAAACTGACCAATTTTAAAAATTATTTTGTGATTTATGCTGATAAACCTTTCACTAAATATTCAACCTGGAAAGACAAAGATTTTATAAAAGATGCTTTGGAAATTACAGGAGATCATTGTGGCGCTGTAGTCGGTTTTGCCACTAAAAAAGGCGAAAAAGTAAATTTAAGAGTGGCTTCATCATTCATCAGTTTAGAACAGGCAGAATTGAATTTACAAAGAGAACTGAGCAAAGATTCATTTGATCAGACTTTAGCCAAAGCCAAAACGGCATGGAAGGAAAAATTAAAAAGAGTTGAAGTGGCAGGCGGAACTATTGATCAAATGAGAACCTTCTACTCTTGTTTATACAGAATGCTTTGTTTTCCACATAAAATGTACGAAATAAATAAGGCTGGAGAAGTTGTTCATTACAGTCCGTATTCAGGAAAAACTGAAGCGGGATATCGTTTTGCAGGAACTGGTTTTTGGGATACGTTCAGAGCGCTCTACCCTTTCCTGAATTTAGTTTATCCAAGCATTAATGTTGAAATGCAAAAAGGATTGATTAATGATTATAAAGAAGGCGGTTGGTTGCCGGAATGGTCGAGCCCGTCATATTCTGATATTATGATTGGAAATAATTCTGCTTCGGTGGTTGCAGATGCTTATATGAAAGGATTGCGGGGTTATAATATTGAAACATTATATCAGGCTTTGCTACACGGTGCGAATAATGAAGGTCCGCAAGCAACAGGAAGACTCGGAATTGAATATTATAAAAAATTAGGCTACGTTCCTTATGATGTAAAAATCAATGAAAATGCAGCGAGAACTTTGGAATACGCTTATGATGATTTTGCGATCGCTCAATTGGGAAAAGCTTTAGGAAAACCTGAATCTGAATGGAAAGAGTATTATAAACGTTCCCAGAATTTCCAAAAAGTAATTGATCCGGAAACGAAATTGGCTCGCGGAAGAAATCAGGACGGAAGTTTTCAGGATCCTTTTAATCCGTTTAAATGGGGAGATGCTTTTACGGAAGGAAATTCATGGCATTATACATGGTCGGTTTTTCAGGATATTGACGGGCTGGCAAAACTGATGGGCGGAAGAAAAGAGTTTTCGAAAAATCTAGATAAAATATTTGAGCTTCCTCCTGTTTATGATGATTCTTATTATGGTTCAACCATTCATGAAATTCAGGAAATGGTGAATGCAAACATGGGGCAATATGCTCATGGAAATCAGCCGGCACAGCATATTATTTATTTATACAATTATTCCGGAGAGCCCTGGAAAACACAATATTGGGTACGCGAAACGATGAATCGTATGTATCAGCCAACTCCGGACGGTTATTGTGGCGATGAAGATAACGGCCAAACTTCAGCTTGGTATATTTTCTCGGCACTTGGTTTTTACCCTGTAACTCCGGCAACGGATCAATATGTTTTGGGTGCGCCTTTGTTTAAAAATGCCAAAGTTCATTTAGAAAACGGAAAAACAATTGAGATTAAAGCCGATCATAACAGCGACGAAAACCGTTATGTGAAATCATTACTTATGAATGGCCAAACCTATTCTAAAAACTGGCTGAGTCATGCTGACTTAATGAAAGGGGCAACATTGCAATTCAACATGGAAAATAAGCCCAATAAGAACCGGGGAACCAAAGAAAAAGATTTTCCTTATTCTTATTCTACGGATAAAAAATAA
- the lepA gene encoding translation elongation factor 4 has product MKNIRNFCIIAHIDHGKSTLADRLLEYTNTVTQRELQSQTLDDMDLEKERGITIKSHAIQMDYEYKGEKFILNLIDTPGHVDFSYEVSRSIAACEGALLIVDAAQSIQAQTISNLYLALENDLTIIPILNKIDLPSANPEEVTDEIMNLIGCEYEDVLRVSGKTGEGVHNLLEQIVNRIPAPVGDPDAPLQALVFDSVYNPFRGIEAYFKVVNGSISKNEKIKFFATGKEYGADEVGTLKLKQVPKKTIGCGDVGYLISGIKDAREVKVGDTITSFENPAAGPIDGFEEVKPMVFAGIYPIESEDFEELRFSLEKLRLNDASLVFEPESSAALGFGFRCGFLGMLHMEIVQERLDREFNMNVITTVPNVSYFGYSKKEPEVPILINNPSEMMDPSTMDRVEEPYIKASIITKSDFVGAVMTLCIEKRGEIVNQSYLTSERVELIFNMPLAEVVFDFYDRLKSISKGYASFDYHPIGFRASKLVKMDILINGDMVDALSSLIHDSNAYYIGKRMCEKLRELIPRQQFDIAVQAALGAKVIARETIKALRKDVTAKCYGGDISRKRKLLEKQKEGKKKMKQIGRVEVPQSAFMAVLKLND; this is encoded by the coding sequence ATGAAAAACATACGAAATTTTTGCATAATCGCTCATATCGACCACGGTAAAAGTACTTTGGCGGATCGTCTTTTGGAGTATACCAATACGGTGACTCAAAGAGAATTACAGTCTCAGACGCTAGATGATATGGATTTGGAGAAAGAACGTGGGATTACGATTAAGTCTCATGCCATCCAAATGGATTATGAATATAAAGGCGAAAAATTTATATTAAACTTAATTGATACACCGGGACACGTTGATTTTTCTTACGAAGTTTCCCGTTCAATTGCTGCTTGTGAAGGAGCACTTCTTATTGTGGATGCTGCACAAAGTATTCAGGCACAGACAATTAGTAATTTGTATTTGGCGTTGGAAAATGATTTAACGATCATTCCGATTTTGAATAAAATTGACCTTCCTTCTGCAAATCCTGAGGAAGTAACTGATGAAATCATGAATTTGATCGGTTGCGAATATGAGGATGTTCTAAGAGTTTCAGGAAAAACAGGTGAAGGTGTTCATAATTTGTTAGAGCAAATTGTTAACAGAATTCCAGCTCCGGTTGGAGATCCAGACGCACCGCTTCAGGCTTTGGTTTTTGATTCGGTTTATAATCCGTTCAGGGGGATTGAAGCCTATTTTAAAGTAGTAAACGGAAGTATTTCTAAAAACGAGAAAATCAAATTTTTTGCTACCGGAAAAGAATATGGAGCAGATGAGGTTGGTACTTTAAAGCTGAAACAGGTTCCGAAAAAAACAATTGGATGTGGTGATGTAGGATATTTAATTTCAGGTATTAAGGATGCAAGAGAGGTAAAAGTAGGTGATACCATTACTTCATTTGAAAATCCTGCTGCAGGACCAATTGATGGATTTGAGGAAGTAAAACCAATGGTTTTTGCCGGTATTTATCCAATTGAGTCTGAGGATTTTGAGGAATTAAGATTCTCACTTGAAAAATTAAGACTAAATGATGCTTCTTTGGTTTTCGAACCGGAAAGTTCAGCAGCTCTTGGTTTCGGTTTCCGTTGCGGATTTCTTGGAATGCTTCACATGGAAATTGTTCAGGAAAGGCTTGATAGAGAGTTCAATATGAACGTGATTACAACGGTTCCGAACGTTTCTTATTTTGGTTATTCTAAAAAAGAACCGGAAGTTCCGATCCTGATCAACAACCCGTCTGAAATGATGGATCCTTCAACCATGGACAGAGTAGAAGAGCCATATATCAAGGCTTCTATTATTACAAAATCTGATTTCGTAGGTGCAGTAATGACGCTTTGTATCGAAAAAAGAGGAGAAATCGTTAACCAGAGTTATTTAACATCAGAAAGAGTAGAATTAATCTTCAATATGCCTTTGGCTGAGGTTGTTTTCGACTTCTATGACCGATTAAAATCTATTTCTAAAGGATATGCTTCATTCGATTATCACCCAATCGGATTTAGGGCCTCTAAATTGGTGAAAATGGATATCCTGATCAACGGCGATATGGTAGATGCTCTATCTTCTTTGATTCACGATTCTAACGCTTATTATATTGGTAAAAGAATGTGTGAAAAACTTCGTGAACTAATCCCGAGACAGCAGTTTGATATTGCGGTTCAGGCAGCATTAGGAGCGAAAGTTATTGCGAGAGAAACGATTAAAGCATTAAGAAAAGACGTTACTGCAAAATGTTACGGAGGGGATATTTCCAGAAAGCGTAAACTTTTGGAGAAGCAGAAAGAAGGTAAGAAAAAAATGAAGCAGATTGGTAGGGTAGAAGTACCGCAGTCCGCATTCATGGCCGTTTTAAAGCTTAATGATTAG
- a CDS encoding NUDIX hydrolase, whose product MSIPKKLQDIKVAVDAVIFGYFDKKDLQLLLIKRNIEPFKGGWALPGGLVLDDENLDDAVRRELHEEAGIKPDFLEQLYSFGNVGRDPRNRVVSVAYLGLVNPSYHELFADSDADDAQWFSVNKLPKLAFDHQTIIDMALKRLRTKLQYQPIGFNLLNEEFAFSDLENLYKTIIGKEIDRRNFRKKIMSYGLLNDTNTLKKEGSGRPGKLFTFNQEKYKELEEQGFYFEIK is encoded by the coding sequence ATGAGCATTCCAAAGAAATTACAAGACATAAAAGTGGCGGTAGATGCCGTTATTTTCGGATATTTTGATAAAAAAGATCTTCAGCTTCTGTTGATTAAAAGAAATATTGAACCTTTTAAAGGGGGTTGGGCACTTCCGGGCGGTTTGGTTTTGGATGATGAAAATCTGGATGATGCGGTAAGAAGAGAGCTTCACGAAGAAGCAGGCATAAAGCCTGATTTTTTAGAGCAATTGTATAGTTTTGGAAACGTAGGTCGTGATCCTCGGAATAGGGTGGTTTCTGTGGCTTATTTAGGGCTGGTGAATCCTTCTTATCACGAATTGTTTGCTGATTCTGATGCAGACGATGCCCAATGGTTCAGTGTCAACAAGCTTCCAAAACTGGCTTTCGATCATCAGACTATTATTGATATGGCGTTGAAAAGGCTTCGTACAAAACTTCAGTATCAACCGATCGGATTTAATCTTCTGAATGAAGAATTTGCTTTTTCTGATTTAGAAAATTTGTATAAAACGATTATCGGTAAAGAAATCGACCGCCGAAATTTCCGAAAAAAAATTATGAGCTACGGATTGTTAAATGATACCAATACCTTAAAAAAAGAAGGTAGCGGCAGACCCGGAAAACTCTTCACTTTCAATCAGGAGAAGTATAAAGAGCTTGAAGAGCAGGGTTTTTATTTTGAAATTAAATAG
- a CDS encoding LamG-like jellyroll fold domain-containing protein, with product MRRLLLFFSAIVALNVAAQLPAPAYEATFNGANWDTATGFTINTTNGTTSGADIFNTPYSAYNFYSLNGKLQLDAVSQTGLREKGTISFFAKYNNTQTSLTPIGFTYPIFYLNNGLTSWSEGLMLGFEIVAGAPKLMMKSYSAQYTGFSEQLNNAVSNTDWHHYIISYKFGNGGYINVYQDGKLVLTKDISHSLSNLTKPFEFFSHTSGSVFNRSATGFVDEIRAYTEPFNTAQAKEIYASYLKINSGSTIAKYSFDDDLTEHFGNYQPLNSFFGFNRYIATVSQGGNNTYVGNMVVGATAELPIGVGSILSEGSYTISLAAIVTGFTNNDNGEIMATVLSIPNTTGGDFLKIGMHKGTKVLRFEINESSAVSVNGTSLENWQHIVFSANNQNNTLSIYVNGALAATAVYNKHQFLNTLQNILLGKNRKPTPTYAVCAVDDLVIDRKTYNAVEAAKAYRQWKTAVTSYDTTYSTLGVDHIQKTQNNIKVYPNPTTDFVKLSQKADAEVYDLSGKLVGSYKNAEMLDLSTYQQGIYLLKLSNSKGTHSVKIIKK from the coding sequence ATGAGACGCTTACTACTTTTTTTTTCTGCTATTGTAGCATTAAATGTTGCTGCACAGCTTCCTGCTCCAGCCTACGAAGCGACCTTTAACGGTGCGAACTGGGATACAGCAACAGGATTTACCATAAATACAACTAACGGAACTACTTCCGGAGCTGATATTTTTAATACTCCGTATTCGGCATATAATTTTTATTCTCTTAATGGCAAACTTCAGTTGGATGCTGTTTCCCAAACCGGATTGAGAGAGAAGGGGACAATTTCTTTCTTTGCCAAATACAACAATACACAAACATCATTAACACCCATAGGATTTACTTATCCCATATTTTATCTCAATAATGGATTGACAAGTTGGTCTGAAGGCCTGATGCTGGGCTTTGAAATAGTGGCAGGAGCTCCAAAGCTGATGATGAAAAGCTATTCGGCTCAGTATACAGGTTTTAGTGAGCAGCTAAACAATGCTGTTTCTAATACAGATTGGCATCATTATATTATTTCCTATAAATTTGGGAACGGTGGATATATTAATGTTTATCAGGATGGGAAGTTGGTTTTAACTAAAGATATAAGTCATTCTTTAAGTAATCTAACGAAGCCTTTTGAGTTTTTCAGCCATACCTCGGGTTCTGTTTTTAATCGTTCGGCAACAGGTTTTGTAGATGAAATCCGAGCTTATACAGAACCTTTTAATACAGCGCAAGCAAAGGAAATTTATGCCTCTTATTTAAAAATAAACAGCGGCAGTACCATTGCAAAATATAGTTTTGATGATGATCTTACCGAGCATTTTGGAAATTATCAGCCTTTAAATTCTTTTTTTGGTTTCAACAGATATATTGCAACCGTCTCCCAAGGAGGTAATAACACCTATGTTGGTAATATGGTTGTAGGTGCTACCGCAGAATTACCGATTGGAGTAGGCTCTATTCTCAGCGAAGGTTCTTACACAATTTCTCTTGCTGCTATCGTCACTGGATTTACCAATAATGACAATGGCGAAATAATGGCAACAGTGCTTTCCATACCCAATACAACCGGAGGTGATTTTCTGAAAATCGGAATGCATAAAGGAACTAAAGTGTTAAGGTTTGAAATAAACGAATCCTCAGCAGTATCTGTTAACGGGACTTCTTTAGAAAACTGGCAGCATATTGTATTTAGTGCTAATAATCAAAATAATACGCTTAGTATTTATGTAAATGGAGCTCTGGCTGCTACGGCGGTTTACAATAAACACCAGTTTTTAAATACACTGCAAAATATATTACTTGGTAAAAACAGAAAGCCTACCCCGACTTATGCCGTCTGTGCAGTAGATGATCTTGTGATTGATCGTAAAACATATAATGCTGTTGAGGCCGCGAAAGCCTATAGACAGTGGAAAACCGCAGTAACCAGCTATGATACAACCTATTCTACTTTAGGGGTTGATCATATTCAAAAAACACAAAATAATATAAAGGTTTACCCTAATCCAACTACAGATTTTGTAAAACTTTCGCAAAAAGCAGACGCAGAGGTTTACGATCTGTCTGGAAAATTAGTGGGTAGCTACAAAAATGCTGAAATGCTTGATCTTTCGACTTACCAGCAAGGAATTTATCTGTTGAAATTATCTAATTCTAAAGGAACACATTCTGTCAAAATCATTAAAAAGTAA
- a CDS encoding LamG-like jellyroll fold domain-containing protein, whose translation MKKIFLLYSIVITQMAIAQVLSAPVYEYMGTTTSSEFSAGSGITPTTDITGVGNGAVNLAANHGPLKLNLTTHKASLMSEGTVSMWFKYSSSGTSAFGSDKPLVFWSNGAGSYSEGIMMGLSGSKLIARSYTSGSVGVGDTSNENFGTAGTWKHFIVTWKMGSGGFLKAYMNGALVINRPLTHSLPSGTLSTMYFTGFNDTFSSAINGAIDEIKVYTQSVTDAQAWSIYSPATPYCVVHIPDANFKYALLNHSPIIDTNANGVIECAEAAAFTGILNLYNKNISNLTGIEAFTNLTKLYCGKNYLTSLDVSANTALKELSFTNNQITNINLNTNTELSILDTSYNLLTSLDVSANTLLTKLYCNNSSLTSLNVNGSTLLSDLFCNNNQLTNLDVSTNSALYRFYCFSNNLASLDTSSNTTLYQLLCNDNQLTSLNIANGNNGFLNYLRSRENPNLTCVQVDNANWSNTNWTGYNYEIPLGASYSQNCSGILSTSDHPKILKMEAYPNPTSGLVNLSEMANVIICDAQGRKILEIKNTNSFDLSAQTAGIYTAQITNEKGIKTVKIIKK comes from the coding sequence ATGAAAAAAATATTTCTGCTGTACAGTATTGTTATTACCCAAATGGCAATAGCACAGGTACTTTCAGCTCCTGTATACGAATATATGGGAACAACGACTTCGTCTGAATTTTCTGCAGGCTCCGGGATAACACCAACGACTGATATAACCGGTGTAGGGAATGGTGCCGTTAATCTTGCTGCCAATCATGGTCCATTGAAATTAAACCTTACGACTCACAAAGCCTCTTTGATGAGTGAAGGAACAGTTTCGATGTGGTTTAAATATAGCAGCAGCGGAACGAGTGCTTTCGGAAGCGACAAACCCTTAGTTTTCTGGTCAAACGGAGCCGGTTCTTATTCCGAAGGTATTATGATGGGGTTATCAGGAAGTAAACTGATTGCGCGTTCTTATACATCAGGAAGCGTTGGGGTAGGAGATACTAGTAACGAGAATTTTGGAACGGCAGGTACATGGAAACACTTTATCGTTACTTGGAAAATGGGGAGTGGTGGCTTTTTGAAAGCGTATATGAACGGCGCATTGGTCATCAACAGACCGTTAACACATTCTTTGCCGTCTGGAACTTTATCAACAATGTATTTTACAGGTTTTAACGATACCTTTTCGAGTGCAATAAACGGAGCAATAGATGAGATAAAAGTGTACACGCAATCCGTAACAGATGCCCAAGCATGGTCTATTTATAGCCCTGCAACACCATATTGTGTGGTGCATATTCCTGATGCAAATTTTAAATATGCTTTACTAAATCATTCTCCAATTATCGATACCAATGCCAATGGAGTTATCGAATGTGCAGAAGCTGCTGCATTTACAGGAATTCTTAATCTTTATAATAAAAATATTTCCAACCTTACAGGGATTGAAGCTTTTACTAATCTTACGAAGCTTTACTGTGGTAAAAATTATTTAACAAGCCTGGATGTAAGTGCCAATACTGCATTAAAAGAACTCTCTTTTACCAATAATCAAATAACGAATATCAATCTGAATACTAATACAGAACTTAGTATTTTGGATACGAGTTACAACCTTCTTACAAGTTTAGATGTAAGTGCTAATACCTTATTAACCAAGTTGTACTGTAATAATTCTTCTTTAACAAGCTTAAACGTAAATGGCAGTACTCTATTATCAGATCTATTTTGTAACAATAATCAATTAACCAATTTGGATGTGAGTACAAATTCGGCATTATACAGATTCTATTGTTTTAGTAATAATTTAGCGAGTCTTGATACAAGTTCTAATACCACATTATATCAACTGCTTTGTAATGACAATCAATTAACGAGTTTAAACATTGCAAATGGAAATAATGGATTTCTCAATTATTTAAGATCCAGAGAAAACCCTAACCTTACTTGCGTTCAGGTAGATAATGCAAATTGGAGCAATACAAACTGGACAGGTTACAATTATGAAATTCCTTTGGGAGCGTCCTATAGCCAAAACTGTTCTGGAATTCTCAGTACATCAGATCATCCAAAAATACTGAAAATGGAGGCTTATCCAAATCCAACAAGTGGGCTGGTAAATCTTTCAGAAATGGCAAATGTTATAATATGCGATGCTCAGGGAAGAAAAATTCTTGAAATCAAAAACACAAATTCTTTTGATTTATCTGCTCAGACTGCAGGAATATATACGGCTCAAATAACAAATGAAAAAGGGATAAAAACAGTGAAAATCATAAAAAAATAG